CGACGAGATCATCGGCGCGACCCTGAGCATGGACACCGCCCAGCTCCTCGACTTCAACCGGATGACCGGCCAGGTGGTCCGCGCGGTCAGGGAGTGCCCGTTCCCGGTGATCGCGTCGCTGCACGGCGTGGCGGCGGGCGCCGGAGCGGTCCTCGCCCTGGCCGCGGACTTCCGCGTCGCCGACCCCACCGCCCGCTTCGCCTTCCTCTTCACCCGCGTCGGCCTCTCCGGCGGCGACATGGGCGCGGCCTACCTCCTGCCCCGGGTCGTCGGCCTGGGCCACGCGACCCGCCTGCTGATGCTGGGCGACCCGGTCCGGGCCCTGGAGGCCGAGCGCATCGGCCTGATCAGCGAGCTGACGGAGGAGGGCCGGGCGGACGAGACCTCACAGCGACTGGCCCACCGCCTGGCCCAGGGCCCGGCCCTGGCGTACGCCCAGACAAAGGCGTTGCTGACGTCGGAACTGGACATGCCCCTCGCGGCCTCGATCGAACTGGACGCCTCGACCCAGGCCCTCCTGATGACGGGGGAGGACTACGCGGAGTTCCACGCGGCGTTCACCGAGAAGCGCCCTCCCAAATGGAGCGGACGGTGACCGCTATCCCCTCAGGGGCGGCGCGGGGAACCGCGCGACAAGCCACGACGCACCCGCAGCCGCACCACAACACCGGCCACCCCCTGCGCGTGGCGGTCATCGGCGGCGGCCCCGGCGGCCTCTACGCCGCCGCCCTCCTCAAACGCCTGGACCCGGAACGGGACATCACCGTCTGGGAACGCAACCCCCCGGACAGCACCTTCGGCTTCGGCGTGGTCCTCTCCGACGAAACCCTCGGCGGCATAGAACACGCCGACCCCGAGGTCCACGAGGCCCTCCAGCAGCACTTCACCCGCTGGGACGACATCGACATCGTCCACCGCGACACCCGCCACACCTCCACAGGACACGGCTTCGCGGCCCTGGGACGCCAGCGCCTCCTGGAGATCCTCCACGCCCGCTGCCGCGCCCTCGGCGTCGCCCTCCGCTTCCACACCGAGGCCCCGGACGACCTCACTCGGACCCACGACCTGGTCATCGCCGCGGACGGCGTACACAGCACCACCCGCGAGACCCACGCGGACGTCTTCCGCCCCCGGGTGACGGCCCACCGCTGCCGCTACATCTGGCTCGCCGCCGACTTCCCCTTCGACTCCTTCCGCTTCGAGATCGCCGAGACCGAACACGGCGTGATGCAGCTCCACGGCTACCCCTACGCACCCGACGCGTCGACGGTGATCGTCGAGATGCGCGAAGAGGTCTGGCAGACGGCCGGTTTCGACGAGCTCGACGAAGCGGAGTCGATCGAGCGCTGCGCCAAGATCTTCGCGGAGGCACTCCGAGGCCGCCCCCTGAAGTCGAACAACTCCACCTGGACGACGTTCCGCACGGTCGTCAACGACCGCTGGTCGCACGGCAACCTCGTCCTCCTCGGGGACGCCGCCCACACCGCACACTTCTCCATCGGCTCCGGCACCAAGCTCGCCGTCGAGGACGCGCTGGCCCTGGCCGCCTGCCTGGAGGAGCGGGACACACTGCCCGAGGCGCTGGCCGCCTACGAGGCCGAGCGGCGCCCCGTCGTCGCCTCCACGCAGCGTGCGGCACGGGCCAGTCTGGAGTGGTTCGAGAACCTCGGCCTGTACCTGGACCAGCCGCCCCGCCAGTTCGCCTTCAACCTGCTCACCCGCAGCCGCCGCGTCACGCACGACAATCTCAGGCTGCGCGACGCCCGCTTCACGGAGTCGGTGGAGCGCGAGTTCGGCTGCCCGCCCGGCACGCCCCCGATGTTCACACCGTTCCGGCTGCGCGGACTGACCCTGCGCAACCGGGTCGTCGTCTCGCCCATGGACATGTACTCGGCGGCCGACGGCGTCCCCGGCGACTTCCACCTCGTCCACCTGGGCGCGCGGGCGCTGGGCGGGGCCGGGCTGGTGATGACCGAGATGGTGTGCGTCAGCGAGGAGGGCCGGATCACGCCCGGCTGCGCCGGGCTCTACACCGGCCGGCAGGCCGAGGCCTGGAAGCGGATCACGAACTTCGTGCACGACCGGGCCCCCGGCACCGCGATCGGCGTGCAGCTCGGCCACAGCGGCCGCAAGGGCTCCACGAAGCTGATGTGGGAGGGCATGGACGAGCCGCTTCAAGAGGGCAACTGGTCGCTCGTGGCCCCCTCGGCGCTCCCGTACAAGGGGTTCAGCCAGACGCCGCGCGAGCTGTCCCGCGCCCAGCTCACCGATGTGCGCGAGCAGTTCACGGCGTCCGCCGTCCGCGCCGCCCGGGCCGGCTTCGACCTGCTCGAGCTGCACTGCGCGCACGGCTACCTGCTGTCCGGGTTCCTCTCCCCGCTGACCAACCGGCGCACCGACGCCTATGGAGGCACCCTGGACAAACGGCTCCGCTTCCCGTTGGAGGTCTTCGACGCCGTACGCGACGTGTGGCCCGGGGAGCGGCCCATGACCGTCCGCATCTCCGCCACGGACTGGGCCGAGGGCGGGACGACCGCCGAGGACGCCGTCGAGATCGCCCGGGCCTTCGCCACGCACGGCGCCGACGCGATCGACGTGTCGACGGGCCAGGTCGTGGCGGACGAGCGGCCGGAGTTCGGACGGTCGTACCAGACGCCGTTCGCGGACCGGATCCGCCACACCACCGGCATCCCGGTGATCGCGGTCGGCGCGATCTCCTCCTGGGACGACGTCAACTCCCTGATCCTGGCGGGCCGCACCGACCTCTGCGCCCTCGCCCGCCCCCACCTCTACGACCCCCACTGGACCCTGCACGCGGCGGCCGAGCAGGACTACACGGGCCCGGGCGCGACCTGGCCGGCCCCCTACCGCGCGGGCAGCCGCCGCCCCCAGACGGGCCGCACGGACGCCCCCAAACCACGGCTGAGCCTCGGAAGCGGCGGCGCACAGGGCGGTTAATATCCGGGGCATGGCGTTGAGCGTGGAGGACGTGGACCGGTTCGAGGCCTTCAGGCCGCGCCTGGAGGCCGTGGCCTATCGGCTCCTCGGGTCGGCGAGCGAGGCCGAGGACGCCGTGCAGGAGACGTTCCTGCGCTGGCAGGGCGCCGACACCGACCGCATCGAGGTCCCCGAGGCATGGCTGACGAAGGTGCTCACCAACCTGTGCCTCAACCAGCTCACCTCGGCCCGTGCGCGGCGCGAGACCTATGTGGGCCAGTGGCTTCCCGAGCCGCTGCTCGCCGGGGACCCCATGCTCGGGCCCGCCGACACCGCCGAGCAGCGTGAATCGGTCTCGTACGCGGTGCTCGTGCTGCTGGAGCGGCTCTCCCCGAACGAGCGGGCGGTGTACGTGCTGCGGGAGGCCTTCGACTGTCCGCACCGGGAGATCGCCGAGATCCTCGACATCACCGAGGCCGCCAGCCAGCAGATCCTCCACCGCGCGAAGAAGCACATCGCGCAGGGCAGGGCCCGCACGCGCACCGAGATCGACGACGCCGCCGCGCGCCGGATCATCGACGAGTTCCTCGCGGCCGCCGCCAGCGGCCGGACCGAGCCGCTCGTGCGGCTGCTCACCCAGGACGCCGTCTCGGTCGGCGACGGCGGCGGGAAGGTCCCGGCCCGTGCCAAGGCGTTCGAGGGTGCCCTCGCGGTCGCCACGTTCATGCGGGGCCTGTTCAAACCGGGCAAGGCCAAGCGCGCCCTGGTCGGCGGCTCTCCCTCGGTCTACGCGTCGACCGCCAACGGCGACCCCGCCGTCGTGGCCGTCCTCGACGGCCGCGTCATCGGCGTCATGTGCCTGGAGGTCACCGCCGACGGCATCGCGGCGTTCCGCAACCAGGTCAACCCCGACAAGCTGGAACGCGCGACCCGGCGATGGGCCGCCGGCGACCACGGGGACCCCCTGTTCGACGCCTTCTGAGCTGACCGATCCCGATGTGAGGTGCTTCACATCGCGTTCCTGTCAGGAAACGGCGGGCCGCCCGGTTCAAGGGTCGAGTCCGCTGGAGACAGCCGTCATGACAGGAGTCACGCCATGCAGCACCGCATCGTCGTCCTCGGAGCCGGCTACACCGGAGCCACCGCCGCCGGGCGCCTCGCCAGGCGGCTGCACCGCGAAGACGTCGCCCTCACTCTCGTCAACGCCGAGCCCGACTTCGTCGAGCGCGTCCGGATGCACCAGCTCGCATCCGGCCAGGACCTCGCGCCCCGGCCCCTCGGCGAGATGTTCGCGGGCACCGGTGTCACCCTGAAGCAGGGGAAGGTCACCGCCCTCGACGTCGACCGCAGGACCGTCACCGTCGCCGCCCTCGGCGCCGACGGCACCGGGGAGCCCAGGGAAGAGGAACTGGAGTACGACACCCTCGTGTACGCCCTCGGCAGCGGCTGGAACGACCAGGGGGTGCCCGGTACCGCCGAGCACGCCCACGAGATCGCCGGTCGTCCCGGAGCGCTCCGGCTGCGCGAGCGCCTGGCCGGCCTGGCCGCCGGTGAGCCCGTGGTCGTGGTCGGCGGCGGCCTCACCGGCGTGGAGGCCGCGACCGAGATCGCCGAGGCCCGCCCCGACCTCGACGTCGCCCTCGCCGCCCGCGGCGGCCTCGGCGACTGGCTCTCCGCCAGGGGCGCCCGGCATCTGCGCAAGGTCTTCGACCGGCTCGGCATCACCGCCCACGAACACACCGCCGTCACCGCCGTCGAAGCCGACCGCGTCACCACCGCCGACGGCACCACCCTCCCGGCCGCGGTCACCGTCTGGACCACGGGTTTCGCCGTCCACCCGATCGCACAGGCCACCACCCTGGACGTCACCGGCACCGGCCTGATCGTGGTCGACCGGACCATGCGTTCGGTGTCGCACCCGGACGTGTACGCCATCGGTGACGCGGCCCTGGTGAGGGGTCCCGCGGACAAGCCCCTGCGGATGTCGTGCGCCTCGGGCATCCCCACCGCCTGGCAGGCCGCCGACTCCATCGCGGCCCGTCTGACCGGTGGCAAGCTCCCGGACGTGCCGCTGCGCTACTTCAACCAGTGCGTCTCGCTGGGCCGCCGGGACGGCCTGATCCAGTACGTCACCGCCGACGACCGCGCCGTCCGGGCAGCCCTGACCGGCCGGTTCGCCGCGCTCTACAAGGAACTTGTCTGCAAGGGCGCGGCCTGGGGCGTCGCCCACCCGACGGTCCTGCCGGTCCGGCGCCGCCGCGTCGTGCGTGAGGCCGTCGTCCCGGAGGGCTCGCCGGTCAGGGCTGCGGCCTGACCCGCGGGGATTCAGACCGGGTAGGCGTGGGTCTGTGTCGCCTTCACCGTCGCCCAGACCTCCGCGCCCGGGTGGAGGTCGAGCTCGGCCGCGGCGACCGTCGTGAGGTCGGCGGCGAGGGGGAGGCCACCGGTGAGGTCGGCCCGGATCTGGTCGCCGTGGGTCTCCAGGCCGACCACCTCGCAGCGCCACAGGTTGCGGGCGCTGGAGCCGGTGGGCCGGTCGCGGTGGAGGGTGACCGCCCCGGGCGGGAACGCCACGAAGACCGGGCCGGACAGGACCTCCGTGGTGGTGAGGACCGGCCCGTCGGCGAGGCGGACGGCGTGACCGTCGGCCTCGCCCCGGTAGAGGTTCAGGCCGACCAGCTGCGCGATGTAGTCCGTGCGGGGGTGGCGGGCGATGTCGGCCGGGGTGCCCTCCTGGACGACCCGGCCGTGCTCCACGACCACCAGCCGGTCCGCCAGCACCATGGCGTCGAGCGGATCATGGGTGACGAGCACGGCGACCGCCTCGAAGTCGGCCAGATGGCGCCGGAGCCGGGCGCGGACCTCCAGACGGGTGCGGGCGTCCAGCGCCGCCAGCGGCTCGTCGAGGAGCAGCAGCCGGGGGCGGGTCGCCAGGGCCCGGGCGAGGGCGACGCGCTGGGCCTGGCCGCCGGAGAGCCTGCGCGGCTTGGCGCCGGTGTGCGCCGCGAGGCCCAGGCGATCGAGCCACTCGGCGGCCTGCGCCCTGGCCTCAGCCTTGCTCGCGCCCTGGCAGCGGGGGCCGAAGGCGACGTTGTCGAGGGCTGTGAGGTGGGGGAAGAGCAGGTAGTCCTGGAAGACGACACCGACGGGGCGGCCCTCCGGCGGCGTACGGTCCAGCTCCGTGCCGTCCAGCCGCAGATGGCCGCCGGAGAGCGGAGTCAGGCCGGCGAGGGCGCGCAGCGCGGTGGTCTTGCCGGCGCCGTTCGGCCCGAGCAGGGCGACGACCTCGCCGGGCGCGACGGCCAGCGCCACGTCGAGACGAAAGCCGCCGCGGTCCACGACGAGACGGGCGTCGAGTCCGTCCGTCGCGGTGCCGGCGTGTGCGTGCTGCTCGTGGGTCTCGGTCATCCGGCACGCATCCAGCGGTCACGCAACCCGGCGAGCACCGCGACCGACACCGCCAGCAGCACCAGGCTGAGGGCGATGGCTGCCTCCGGGTCGCTCTGCAGGGCCAGGTAGACGGCCAGGGGCATGGTCTGTGTACGGCCGGGGAAGTTGCCGGCGAAGGTGATCGTCGCGCCGAACTCGCCGAGGGCCCGCGCCCAGGCGAGGACCGCGCCCGCCGCGATGCCCGGCGCGATCAGCGGCAGTGTGACCCGGCGGAACGCGGTGAAGCGGGACGCCCCCAGGGTGGCGGCCGCCTCCTCGTAGCGAGGGTCGGCGGCCCGCAGGGTGCCCTCGACGCTGATGACGAGGAACGGCATCGCCACGAACGCCTCCGCGATCACGACCCCGGCGGTGGTGAAGGGCAGCGTGATCCCGAACCACGAGTCGAGCCACTGCCCCACGATGCCGTTGCGGCCGAGCGCCATCAGCAGCGCCACACCGCCGACGACCGGAGGCAGGACGAGGGGGAGCGTCACCAGGGCGCGTACGAGGCCGCGGCCGGGGAAGTCGACGCGGGCCAGCAGCCAGGCCAGCGGCACGCCGATGACCAGGCTGGCCGCGGTGGCCGCCGTGGCGCACAGCAGGGACAGCCTGAGGGCCTGCCACACGTCCGGACTGGTCAGCTGCTCGGGCAGGCTGTGCCACGGGGTCCGCACGAGCAGGGCGATCAGCGGCACGATCAGGAAGGCCAGGCCGATCAGCGCGGGGAGCAGCAGGGGCAGCGGGACGCCCGTCCGCACGCGCCGACGCCGCGGGCCGCCCCGGAGGGTGCCGGCCGTTTCGCGGGATTTGGCGGTCGGGGAGGTCACGGCTTGAGGAACCCGGCCCCGCTCAGGACCTTCTGGCCCTCGGCGGATCGCACCAGCGCGATGAACGCCTTGGCCGCCCCGGCGTTCCTCGCGTCCTTGAGCAGGGCGATCGGGTAGTCGTTGACGGCGTCGGCGGATTCGGGGAACTCCACGCCCGCCACCTTGTCGCCCGCCGCGTGGACATCGCTCTTGTAGACGACGGCGGCGTCGGCCTCCTTAAGCTCCACCTTGGTGAGCGCGGCCTTGACGTCCTGCTCGTAGGAGACGGGTGTGAGCTTCAGCCCGCTCGCGTCGAGGGCCTTGTGAGCGGCGGCGCCGCACGGCACCTCCTTGTCGCACAGCACGACCTTCAGGTCCGGTGCGGTGAGGTCCTCCAGGGAGGAGACGTGGTGCGGGTTGCCCGGCAGGGTGGCGATCTCCAGCTTGTTGCGGACGAAGGTCACGGGCGGGCCCGAGGCATCTTCGGCGTCCGTGACGATCTTCATCGTCTTGGGGCTGGCCGAGGCGAAGACATCCGCCGGGGCGCCTCCGGTGATGCTCGCGGCGAGGGAGTCGCTGCCGCCGAAGCTGAAGGTGACCTTCGTGCCGGGGTGCTCCTTCTCGAACCGCTCGCCCAGCGTCGTGAAGCTCTCCTTCAGCGAGGCCGCGGCGAAGACGGTCACCTCACCGGAGAGCTTGCCCGACCCGGAGGAGTCCGGCTTCGCGGAGGAGTCCGCGCCGGACGACGAGCAGGCACCCAGGGCCAGCAGGGCGGCGGCTGCCACCGCGGCCCCCTGGAGCGGGCGGCGGTTCCGGCGCACGGTTGGGGTCATCACGGTTGCGCTCCCTCTGCTGGGCATGCGCCGATGATAATGCCGCAGCTGCGAGGGGAAAGTCCCCTGTGGGTTCGCATGAGCCGGAAGCGGGATCCCTGGGGGTGGCATGTGCGTTTGTACAGAACGGCGCTGCCGTTTCCGGCCGCGCCGCCGGAGACGGCCGGTCCGTCCCTGTGACTGCCGGACCCGGGCCGCGGATCCCGTGCCGCCGAGCCGACGCTGCTGGGCGCGCCCCGCGTCGGCGGCCGAGGCCCCCGTGCTCGGGGCGGGGCCGGGCCCGGCGCGCGGTTGCCGGCGGTCGCGGTGGGCGGCGCGCGGAGAACCCGCGCCCGGCGCTGCGTGCGGCAGGCCGATGGCAGGGCCGCCGCGAGGACGGGGCACGCCGCGTCCGGGCGCGGTCCGTGCGGCTCGGCTGAGAGGCCGGCTACCTGTCGCGATACCCGTGCCCGTGGTGCTCCAGGGCCCAGCGGCCGAGGAGCGCGCCGCCGTAGACGACGTAGCCCACGCCGATGAGCCAGGACTCCACGACGAGGACCACGCCGACCGCTCCGTAGCTGATGGCGTTGGTGACGATGAGGGGGGTGAAGACGAAGTAGGAGAACATGCGCAGGCCGCCCAGCCCCAGCACGGTGGCCACCGCCCCCGGGAGCAGATCGCGCCAGCGCACCTGTCCGCCCAGCAGGAAGTGCTGCCCCCACCAGAAGAACAGCACGCCGGACGCCGCGCTCAGCGCGATCCGCTCCGGCCCCGAGGCCAGGCCCCGCGTCTGCACCTCCTGGTACAGGTACGCGGTCACCGCGATCATCCACACCGCCTGCCGCCAGACCCGGTGCCACGGGCCCGACGGCAGGCCCCAGATCCGTTCGTAGCCGTTCTGCACACTCCCGCCGAACGCGACGCCGAAGACGGCGAGCGCCACCGCGCCGAACACGCTCGTGGTGCCGATGACCTTGCGCGGCGGGCTGATGATGTCCGTCAGCACCCGCGCGGACCGCCCGGACAGCCCCATCCCGTCGGCCAGCCACGAGGCGAACCCGCCCCGCCCCAGGGGGTCGGCGGCGGCGACCACGATCAGCAGCGGTGCCAGCGTGACCAGGGCGAGCGTGGCGAACCCCATGGCCCGGTGCAGCAACTCCACCTCGCTGCCCTGCCGGACGAGGGTGTGCGCGCCGGCCCGCTCCCACCCGCCGCGCACCGAGCGCCCCCACCGCCTCACGGGAGCCGGTCCGAGCGGGCGCCTGCCGTCCTCGGTGGTGTGGTGACGGTCATCCCTCGGTCCGCCTCCCGGTGTGCGCTCCGTCCACTCGCGGACATCGTTTGACCGTTCCACAGCGGAGCAAACGCGGCAAACCGGGCGGTGTGCGGAGGTCAGAGCCCCACGAACTCCGCTCCCGCGTCCCGCAGCCGCTCGTGCAGCCCCCGGAACACCGCCGACGAGCGGACCCCCGGCCAGTCGGCGGGAAGCAGCTCGGACGGCAGGCCCGGGTCGGTGTAGGGGAGGTGGCGCCAGGAGTCCAGGGCGAGGAGGTAGTCCCGGTATGCCTCCTCGGCCGGGGTGTCCTCGCGCTTCTCCCACTCGTGCAGCACGCGCGCGTGGCGGTCGAGGAACGCCTCGTGCTCCTTGGCGACGGCCGCCAGGTCCCACCACCGGGCGACGGCCTCGGCGGTCGGGGTGAAGCCGAGGTGGTCGCCGCGGAAGAAGTCGACGTACGCGTCCAGCCGCAGCCGCTGGAGCGTGTGCCGGGTCTCCTCGTAGAGCCGCGCGGGCGCGATCCACACGCCCGGAGCGGCCGTGCCGAAACCGAGCCCGGCCAGCCGGGAGCGCAGTACGTGCCGCTTCTGCCGCTCCGACTCCGGCACGGAGAACACCGCGAGCACCCAGCCCTCGTCCTCGGGCGGAGCCGAGGCGTAGATGCGGCGGTCACCGTCGTCGAGCAACTGGCGGGCGTCCGGGGACAGTTCGTACCCGGCCGCGCCCTGGGCGGTGCGGGCGGGCACGAGCAGTCCCCGTCTCTTGAGCCGCGAGACGGAGGAGCGTACGGACGGGGCGTCCACGCCGACCGCCGCGAGCAGCCGGATCAGTTCGGCGACGGGCACGGGGCCCGTCGCGAAGCGGCCGTACGCGCCGTAGAGCGTGACGATGAGAGACCGTGGTGCATGCTGGTCGGACACGTTGATCATCTTAGGTCGTACGGATCAGTCCCGGTCGCCTTCCGGTACCCCGTGGGCGCGCAGTCTGAACCGCTGGAGCTTGCCGGTGGCCGTGCGCGGCAGCGCGTCCAGGAAGACGATCTCGCGCGGGCACTTGTACGGCGCCAGCTCGCTCTTCATGAAGGCGCGCAGCGCCTCGGCGTCCCGCCGCGCGCCCTCCTTGAGGACGGCGAAGGCCAGCACGACCTGCCCGCGGGCCTCGTCGGGCCGCCCCACGACCGCCGCCTCCACCACGTCCGGGTGCCGCAGCAGCGCGTCCTCCACCTCGGGGCCGGCGATGTTGTACCCGGCCGAGATGATCATGTCGTCGGCGCGGGCGACGTAGCGGAAGTAGCCGTCGGGGTCGCGGACGTAGGTGTCGCCGGTGATGTTCCAGCCGTCGCGCACGTAGTCCCGCTGCCGCGGATCGGCGAGGTACCGGCAGCCGACCGGTCCGCGTACGGCGAGCAGTCCCGGCTGCCCGTCGGGTACGGGCCGGCCGTCCGCGTCCTGCACGCGCGCGTCCCAGCCCGGCACGGGAACGCCCGTGGTCCCGGGCCGGATCCGGTCGTCGGCCGCGGAGATGAAGATGTGCAGCAACTCGGTGGCGCCGATGCCGTTGATGACGCGCAGGCCCGTGCGCTCGCGCCAGGCCTGCCAGGTGGCCGCGGGCAGGTTCTCGCCGGCCGAGACGCAGCGGCGCAGCGAGGAGACGTCGTACCCGTCGAGCTCGTCGAGCATCGCGCGGTACGCCGTCGGCGCGGTGAACAGCACGGAGACCCGGTGCCGGGCGATCGCGGGGAGCAGCTGCCGGGGGCCCGCCTGTTCGAGCAGCAGGGCACTCGCGCCGGCCCGCAGCGGGAAGACCACCAGCCCGCCGAGACCGAAGGTGAAGCCCAGCGGGGGGCTGCCCGTGAACACGTCGTCCGCGCCGGGCTTCAGGACGTGCCGGGAGAAGGTGTCGGCGATCGCCAGGACGTCCCGGTGGACGTGCATACAGCCCTTGGGGCGGCCGGTGGTGCCGGAGGTGAAGGCGATCAGCGCCACGTCGTCGGCCGCCGTCGCCACGGCCTCGTACGGGGTGCCGGGCGCCGGGCGGTTGAGGAGGTCGTCAGGGGCGTCACCGCCGTAGGCCGTGATCCGCAGGCCGGGGATCTCGGCCTTGGCGAGGTCGTCGACGGCCCGGATGTCGCACAGGGCGTGCCGCACCCGCGCGATCTCGCACATCGTGCTCAGCTCGTGCGGGCGCTGCTGGGCGAGCACCGTGACCGCCACGGCCCCCGCCTTCAGCACCGCCAGCCAGCAGGCCGCGAGCCAGGGCGTGGTGGGGCCGCGCAGCAGCACCCGGTTGCCGGGGACGACGCCGAGTTCACCGGTGAGCAGATGCGCGACGCGGTCCACGCGGGCGCGCAGAGCGCCGTACGTCCACGGCTCGCCGGTGGCGGTGAGGAACGCCGGGCGGTCGTCGGGCGGGCCGTGCAGCAGCTCGGCGGCGCAGTTGAGCCGTTCGGGGTAGTGCAGCTCCGGCAGATCGAAACGGAGCTCGGGCCATTGGTCCGGGGGTGGCAGATGGTCCCGGGCGAAGGAGTCGACGTGGGCCGTGCCCCGTGGATGCATACGGTTCGCCCCCTTGGCGTGGTGGGCTCGCCCCTGGAGCGTATCGTGTTGGTGACGACAGTCAACGGTCCGCGATAGCCTCGGAGTGGCCCAGCCGGAACGCAGGGTGGCGGAGAAGGGACCGGCGATGACCGCATTCTCGCTCGAACCGGCACAACTCGCCTGGTGCGCCGAACTGCGCACCCTCGCCGCGGAACGGCTCCGCCCGTTGGCGGACAAGGGCGAACCGGGGCATGTGAACCGCGCCCTGGTCGCCGAACTCGGCGGCCTCGGACTGCTGGGGCGCCTGTTCACCTCTGGTGCGCTCGACCTGTGCCTGATGCGCGAGTCCCTGGCCTACGCCTGCACGGAGGCCGAGACGGCCCTGGCCCTCCAGGGCCTCGGCGCCCACCCGGTCCACGCCTACGGCACCCGGGCACAACGCACCCACTGGCTCCCCGGGGTCACCGACGGCACGGCG
This is a stretch of genomic DNA from Streptomyces hawaiiensis. It encodes these proteins:
- a CDS encoding PaaX family transcriptional regulator — its product is MINVSDQHAPRSLIVTLYGAYGRFATGPVPVAELIRLLAAVGVDAPSVRSSVSRLKRRGLLVPARTAQGAAGYELSPDARQLLDDGDRRIYASAPPEDEGWVLAVFSVPESERQKRHVLRSRLAGLGFGTAAPGVWIAPARLYEETRHTLQRLRLDAYVDFFRGDHLGFTPTAEAVARWWDLAAVAKEHEAFLDRHARVLHEWEKREDTPAEEAYRDYLLALDSWRHLPYTDPGLPSELLPADWPGVRSSAVFRGLHERLRDAGAEFVGL
- a CDS encoding AMP-binding protein, translated to MHPRGTAHVDSFARDHLPPPDQWPELRFDLPELHYPERLNCAAELLHGPPDDRPAFLTATGEPWTYGALRARVDRVAHLLTGELGVVPGNRVLLRGPTTPWLAACWLAVLKAGAVAVTVLAQQRPHELSTMCEIARVRHALCDIRAVDDLAKAEIPGLRITAYGGDAPDDLLNRPAPGTPYEAVATAADDVALIAFTSGTTGRPKGCMHVHRDVLAIADTFSRHVLKPGADDVFTGSPPLGFTFGLGGLVVFPLRAGASALLLEQAGPRQLLPAIARHRVSVLFTAPTAYRAMLDELDGYDVSSLRRCVSAGENLPAATWQAWRERTGLRVINGIGATELLHIFISAADDRIRPGTTGVPVPGWDARVQDADGRPVPDGQPGLLAVRGPVGCRYLADPRQRDYVRDGWNITGDTYVRDPDGYFRYVARADDMIISAGYNIAGPEVEDALLRHPDVVEAAVVGRPDEARGQVVLAFAVLKEGARRDAEALRAFMKSELAPYKCPREIVFLDALPRTATGKLQRFRLRAHGVPEGDRD